A part of Agromyces protaetiae genomic DNA contains:
- a CDS encoding LCP family protein encodes MSEDELESEPPRHGRMPRRGVVRPIIAIVASSIAVLLVSGAAVAAYLVADLYGDVKEQPPVELESETVLEGIPDIGAMEGGLTFLLVGSDKRPEDGAFGDPEEESAVLNDVNMVLHIAQDHSHVEVVSFPRDMLVRVPECTDPDDPDGDPFSARSSVKINTLLSSGGAACVAKTIEQLTGLTIPLAGVVEFRGVAALAEAVGGVDVCIAEPIEDEYTGTFLDAGTHTLTGLPALQFLRSRHGVGDGSDLGRISNQQTFLASLMRTLQHGGVLNDPVKLYSIAKAVIGNMQLSTYLQNPTTLISIARTLQDVDLSKVAFIQYPTEYTDDFSAVVPSDSAAALNAALLADAPVVLDPTATSNASFGTQAGETPAAPVEPPGETVDGDGVAPPAEGDGVAPPAEAGQALPSDVTGQRADEVRCSTANDG; translated from the coding sequence ATGTCCGAAGACGAGCTCGAGAGCGAGCCGCCGCGGCACGGTCGGATGCCTCGCCGCGGCGTCGTCCGCCCGATCATCGCGATCGTGGCATCGTCGATCGCCGTGCTGCTCGTCTCGGGGGCGGCCGTCGCCGCCTACCTCGTCGCGGATCTGTACGGCGACGTCAAAGAGCAACCGCCGGTCGAACTCGAGAGCGAGACCGTGCTCGAAGGCATACCCGACATCGGTGCGATGGAGGGCGGCCTCACGTTCCTCCTCGTCGGCAGCGACAAGCGGCCCGAAGACGGCGCGTTCGGAGACCCCGAGGAAGAGAGCGCCGTCCTCAACGATGTCAACATGGTCCTGCACATCGCGCAGGACCACTCGCATGTCGAGGTCGTGAGCTTCCCACGCGACATGCTCGTGCGCGTCCCCGAATGCACCGACCCCGACGACCCCGACGGGGACCCGTTCTCGGCCAGGTCGTCGGTCAAGATCAACACCCTCCTGTCGTCGGGCGGAGCGGCGTGCGTCGCCAAGACGATCGAGCAGCTCACCGGCCTCACGATCCCGCTCGCTGGCGTCGTCGAGTTCAGGGGAGTCGCGGCGCTCGCCGAGGCGGTCGGCGGCGTCGACGTCTGCATCGCCGAGCCCATCGAGGACGAGTACACGGGCACCTTCCTCGATGCGGGGACGCACACCCTCACAGGTCTCCCGGCACTCCAGTTCTTGCGCTCGCGCCACGGCGTCGGCGACGGCAGCGACCTCGGACGCATCTCGAATCAGCAGACCTTCCTCGCCTCGCTCATGCGCACCCTCCAACACGGCGGCGTCCTCAACGACCCCGTGAAGCTGTACTCGATCGCCAAGGCCGTGATCGGCAACATGCAGCTCTCGACATATCTGCAGAACCCGACGACGCTCATCTCGATCGCTCGGACCCTCCAAGACGTCGACCTTTCCAAGGTCGCGTTCATCCAGTACCCGACCGAGTACACCGACGACTTCTCGGCCGTCGTCCCGTCCGACTCCGCGGCAGCGCTGAACGCCGCCCTCCTCGCCGACGCCCCCGTTGTCCTCGACCCGACCGCGACATCGAACGCGTCGTTCGGAACCCAGGCGGGCGAGACGCCGGCCGCGCCGGTCGAGCCGCCGGGTGAGACGGTCGACGGCGACGGCGTCGCCCCGCCGGCCGAAGGCGACGGCGTCGCCCCGCCGGCCGAAGCAGGTCAGGCGCTGCCGAGCGACGTGACCGGTCAACGTGCCGACGAAGTGCGCTGCTCGACCGCGAACGACGGGTGA
- a CDS encoding HAD family hydrolase, whose product MSAEAAVQQASAFEPWLVALDVDGTVMHEDETIDGAVVDAVASARDRGHLVTLATGRSWATTAPVLDRLGIRPDYVVCANGAITFGRDDTEPSGYARVHVETFDPTQVLEHIRTFLPEGRFMVELPDGFRLYTAGMQEWNLDNAQEVLFEGLLDQRATRVVVTSLEHDADAFLDIVARMGLHSVSYAIGWTAWLDIAPDGVNKATALERVRGWLDIPANRVLAAGDGRNDLEMFAWAGAAGRSVAMGQAPDEVRAAAREVAAPIGEAGLAAILDSLP is encoded by the coding sequence ATGAGCGCCGAAGCGGCAGTGCAGCAGGCGTCGGCGTTCGAGCCCTGGCTCGTCGCGCTCGACGTCGACGGCACCGTCATGCACGAAGACGAGACCATCGACGGCGCAGTCGTCGACGCCGTGGCATCCGCCCGCGACCGCGGCCACCTCGTGACCCTCGCGACCGGCCGCTCGTGGGCGACGACCGCGCCCGTCCTCGACCGGCTCGGCATCCGACCCGACTACGTCGTGTGCGCCAACGGCGCCATCACTTTCGGCCGCGACGACACCGAGCCGAGCGGCTACGCGCGCGTGCACGTCGAGACGTTCGACCCGACGCAAGTGCTCGAGCACATCCGAACGTTCCTGCCCGAAGGGCGGTTCATGGTCGAACTGCCCGACGGCTTCCGCCTCTACACCGCGGGCATGCAGGAGTGGAACCTCGACAACGCGCAAGAAGTGCTGTTCGAAGGGCTCCTCGACCAGCGCGCGACGCGCGTCGTCGTCACGAGCCTCGAGCACGACGCCGACGCATTCCTCGACATCGTCGCCCGCATGGGCCTGCACAGCGTGAGCTACGCGATCGGGTGGACGGCCTGGCTCGACATCGCACCCGACGGGGTCAACAAGGCGACGGCACTCGAACGCGTGCGCGGGTGGCTCGACATCCCCGCGAATCGGGTGCTCGCCGCAGGCGACGGCCGCAACGACCTCGAGATGTTCGCGTGGGCCGGTGCCGCCGGCCGATCGGTCGCGATGGGGCAGGCCCCCGACGAAGTGCGCGCGGCGGCGCGCGAGGTGGCGGCGCCCATCGGCGAGGCCGGGTTGGCTGCCATACTCGATTCACTGCCCTGA
- the serS gene encoding serine--tRNA ligase — MIDPVLLRENPDLIKHSQTLRGEPTSYVDDAVAADSSRRAAITAFEALRAEQNAFGKQVAAAPKEQKAELVQQAQRLAASVKDADRAVTEAETAFEVAVRKLGNVVIDGVPAGGEDDFIVLREVGEIPTFDFEPRDHLEIGEKLDAIDMARGAKVSGARFHFLKGVGARLELAIMNMGLDRALSAGFTPLITPTLVRPEIMAGTGFLGAHADEIYHLPADDLYLVGTSEVALAGYHQGEILDVSKGPIRYAGWSTCYRREAGSGGKDTRGIIRVHQFDKLEMFTYIDPADAEAEHERLLGWQEGMLQDLGLAYRVIDTAAGDLGSSAARKFDIEAWVPTQNRYRELTSTSNCTTFQARRLDTRYRTESGKTAPVATLNGTLATTRWIVAILETHQQADGSVIVPEKLRPFIGGLEVLEPVA, encoded by the coding sequence GTGATCGACCCCGTGCTCCTTCGCGAGAATCCCGACCTGATCAAGCATTCGCAGACCCTCCGCGGCGAGCCGACGTCGTACGTCGACGACGCGGTCGCGGCCGATTCCTCGCGTCGCGCGGCGATCACGGCGTTCGAGGCGCTCCGCGCCGAGCAGAACGCGTTCGGCAAGCAGGTCGCGGCGGCTCCGAAGGAGCAGAAGGCCGAGCTCGTCCAGCAGGCGCAGCGGCTCGCGGCGTCGGTGAAAGACGCCGACCGCGCCGTGACAGAGGCCGAGACGGCGTTCGAGGTCGCCGTGCGGAAGCTCGGCAACGTCGTCATCGACGGCGTGCCTGCCGGCGGCGAAGACGACTTCATCGTGCTGCGCGAGGTCGGCGAGATCCCGACGTTCGACTTCGAGCCGCGCGACCACCTCGAGATCGGCGAGAAGCTCGACGCGATCGACATGGCGCGCGGCGCCAAGGTGTCGGGCGCGCGGTTCCACTTCCTGAAGGGCGTCGGCGCCCGCCTCGAGCTCGCGATCATGAACATGGGTCTCGACCGGGCGCTCTCGGCGGGATTCACGCCGCTCATCACTCCGACGCTCGTGCGACCCGAGATCATGGCCGGCACGGGCTTCCTCGGTGCGCACGCCGACGAGATCTACCACCTGCCCGCCGACGACCTCTACCTCGTGGGCACGAGCGAGGTCGCGCTCGCCGGGTACCACCAGGGCGAGATCCTGGATGTCTCGAAGGGCCCCATCCGCTACGCGGGCTGGTCGACGTGCTACCGCCGCGAGGCCGGCAGCGGCGGCAAGGACACTCGCGGCATCATCCGCGTGCACCAGTTCGACAAGCTCGAGATGTTCACCTACATCGACCCCGCCGACGCCGAGGCCGAGCACGAGCGCCTCCTCGGCTGGCAGGAGGGCATGCTGCAAGACCTCGGCCTCGCGTACCGCGTGATCGATACCGCAGCGGGCGACCTCGGCTCGTCGGCCGCGCGCAAGTTCGACATCGAGGCGTGGGTGCCGACGCAGAACCGCTACCGCGAGCTCACCTCGACGTCGAACTGCACGACGTTCCAGGCCCGCCGCCTCGACACCCGCTACCGCACCGAGAGCGGCAAGACCGCACCCGTCGCGACCCTCAACGGCACGCTCGCGACGACCCGTTGGATCGTCGCGATCCTCGAGACCCATCAGCAGGCCGACGGGTCGGTGATCGTTCCCGAGAAGCTCAGGCCGTTCATCGGCGGGCTCGAGGTGCTCGAGCCGGTCGCATGA
- a CDS encoding diacylglycerol/lipid kinase family protein, with protein sequence MSGADGSQADVSRPRAVVIANPSKQGIAALRTAVEHAEARQGYAPSVWLDTTEADPGHGQAREAIALGADLVIAAGGDGTVRSVAAGLRGSGVPMGIVPLGTGNLFARNLNLPVNDTGDAVVIAFAGVERRVDALVAEVTRADGDVESHVSLVMAGIGIDATMIANTNPELKKRVGWLAYVDAGLRVLPASEPFRVGYRIDGGRHHHPKASSILVANLGVLPGNIEFVPDASIDDGLLDVVVLQPRNLWGWLFVWRTITWENQVRKTALGRQFLDLTGGKRRREVVYGSGKRVTVAIEGDAQEFEIDGDELGSVVAGDFRVDPGALVMRVAE encoded by the coding sequence GTGAGCGGGGCGGACGGGTCGCAGGCGGATGTCTCGCGCCCGCGCGCCGTCGTCATCGCGAACCCGTCGAAGCAGGGCATCGCAGCCCTCCGGACGGCGGTCGAGCACGCCGAGGCCCGCCAGGGGTACGCCCCGAGCGTGTGGCTCGACACGACCGAGGCGGATCCGGGGCACGGGCAGGCGCGCGAGGCGATCGCGCTCGGCGCCGACCTTGTCATCGCAGCGGGCGGCGACGGCACGGTGCGCTCGGTCGCGGCGGGTCTTCGCGGCAGCGGCGTGCCGATGGGGATCGTGCCGCTCGGCACGGGCAATCTCTTCGCCCGCAATCTGAACCTGCCCGTCAACGACACGGGCGACGCCGTCGTCATCGCGTTCGCGGGCGTCGAGCGCCGGGTCGACGCGCTCGTCGCCGAAGTGACGCGCGCCGACGGCGACGTCGAGTCCCACGTCTCGCTCGTCATGGCGGGCATCGGCATCGACGCGACGATGATCGCGAACACGAATCCCGAGTTGAAGAAGCGGGTCGGATGGCTCGCCTACGTCGACGCGGGCCTGCGCGTGCTGCCCGCGTCCGAGCCGTTCCGCGTCGGCTACCGCATCGACGGCGGTCGGCATCACCACCCGAAGGCGTCGAGCATCCTCGTCGCGAACCTCGGCGTGCTGCCCGGCAACATCGAGTTCGTGCCCGATGCGTCCATCGACGACGGACTGCTCGACGTCGTCGTGCTGCAGCCGCGCAACCTCTGGGGGTGGCTGTTCGTGTGGCGCACGATCACGTGGGAGAACCAGGTGCGGAAGACCGCGCTCGGGCGGCAGTTCCTCGACCTCACGGGGGGCAAGCGCCGCCGAGAGGTGGTCTACGGGAGCGGCAAGCGCGTCACGGTCGCCATCGAGGGCGACGCGCAGGAGTTCGAGATCGACGGCGACGAACTCGGGTCAGTGGTCGCCGGCGACTTCCGCGTCGACCCGGGCGCGCTCGTCATGCGGGTCGCCGAGTAG
- the pheA gene encoding prephenate dehydratase, with the protein MTDASADPSETYAYLGPAGTFTEAALKQVPEAQGKTWLSVNNVGEALAEVVAGRATAAMIAIENSVEGGVTAAQDALATIPGLRIVGEYLVKVNFVLVAKPGTKLDDVKVVNAHPVAYAQSRGWLERNLPDHGHIPAASNVYAATSLFDADSNADAAVAPPGIVDQLDVEVLARDIGDNPNAVTRFVLVSTSKAIPPRTGADKTSLIVELPDDEAGSLLAMLEQFSTRGVNLSLIQSRPIGDALGRYRFVVDLEGHVEDERVADALLGLRRFSPRVLFLGSYHRADHREIEYHSKYDDEIFIEARDWLRGILSGEPEA; encoded by the coding sequence ATGACGGATGCCTCGGCCGACCCTTCGGAGACCTACGCGTACCTCGGTCCCGCGGGCACCTTCACCGAGGCCGCGCTCAAGCAGGTGCCCGAGGCCCAGGGCAAGACGTGGCTGTCGGTCAACAACGTCGGCGAGGCGCTCGCCGAGGTCGTCGCCGGGCGCGCGACGGCGGCGATGATCGCGATCGAGAACTCGGTCGAGGGCGGCGTGACGGCCGCGCAGGACGCGCTCGCGACGATTCCCGGCCTGCGGATCGTCGGCGAGTACCTCGTCAAGGTCAACTTCGTGCTCGTCGCGAAGCCCGGCACGAAGCTCGACGACGTCAAGGTCGTGAACGCGCACCCCGTCGCCTACGCGCAGTCGCGCGGCTGGCTCGAGCGGAACCTCCCCGACCACGGGCACATCCCCGCGGCGAGCAACGTCTACGCGGCGACGAGCCTCTTCGACGCCGACTCGAACGCCGACGCGGCCGTCGCGCCTCCAGGCATCGTCGATCAGCTCGACGTCGAGGTGCTCGCGCGCGATATCGGCGACAACCCCAACGCCGTCACGCGCTTCGTGCTCGTGTCGACGTCGAAGGCGATCCCGCCGCGCACGGGCGCCGACAAGACGAGCCTCATCGTGGAGCTGCCCGACGATGAGGCGGGCTCGCTCCTCGCGATGCTCGAGCAGTTCTCGACGCGGGGCGTGAACCTCTCGCTCATCCAGTCGCGGCCGATCGGCGACGCCCTCGGCCGATACCGGTTCGTCGTCGACCTCGAGGGGCACGTCGAAGACGAACGGGTCGCCGACGCGCTCCTCGGCCTCCGCCGGTTCTCGCCGCGCGTGCTGTTCCTCGGCTCGTACCACCGCGCCGACCACCGCGAGATCGAGTACCACTCGAAGTACGACGACGAGATCTTCATCGAGGCGCGCGACTGGCTGCGCGGCATCCTCTCGGGCGAGCCCGAGGCCTGA
- a CDS encoding DUF445 domain-containing protein: MSTASTTSDRPAVRYVPTDEERAVALRRMKRIATTLLVIAAVVFAIAFALQDRYPWLGYVRAAAEGAMVGAIADWFAVTALFRYPLGIKIPHTAIIPTRKDEIGATLGAFVEHEFLSDEVVTGKLRSIGIARRVGGWLAEPANAERLTAEASVAARGILTLLGDDDVEDVIERLARRHLFEPEWGPAIGRVGARLVAAGQQRAAIDVVVEKAEGWLEAHPEAFGRMVSDRLPRWVPGFVDRFVDDRAQREILAFVRAVRADPDHPLRLAVDRWLAELADSLQHDGATIAKVEAIKADLLESRRVREFAAEAWSSVKHTLESALEDPSSELRQALQQAVVEVGARLVADERLAQKVDEWVTDAAAYVVRNYRHEIAGVITETVERWDPRETTEKLELQVGRDLQFIRINGTVVGALAGLAIFALASAVQALV, from the coding sequence ATGAGCACCGCATCGACGACGAGCGACCGGCCGGCGGTCCGGTACGTGCCGACCGACGAGGAGCGCGCTGTCGCGCTCCGGCGCATGAAGCGCATCGCGACGACCCTCCTCGTGATCGCCGCCGTCGTGTTCGCGATCGCGTTCGCCCTGCAGGACCGGTACCCGTGGCTCGGCTATGTGCGCGCCGCCGCCGAGGGCGCGATGGTCGGCGCGATCGCCGACTGGTTCGCCGTCACCGCGCTTTTCAGATACCCGCTCGGCATCAAGATCCCCCACACGGCGATCATCCCGACCCGCAAGGACGAGATCGGCGCGACGCTCGGCGCGTTCGTCGAGCACGAGTTCCTCTCCGACGAGGTCGTCACGGGCAAGCTCCGCTCGATCGGCATCGCGCGGAGGGTCGGCGGATGGCTCGCAGAGCCCGCGAACGCCGAACGACTCACCGCCGAGGCATCCGTCGCGGCACGGGGCATCCTGACCCTCCTGGGTGACGACGACGTCGAGGACGTCATCGAGCGCCTCGCGCGCCGCCACCTCTTCGAGCCCGAGTGGGGGCCGGCGATCGGGCGCGTCGGCGCCCGGCTCGTCGCGGCGGGGCAGCAGCGGGCCGCGATCGACGTCGTCGTCGAGAAGGCCGAAGGATGGCTCGAAGCGCACCCTGAAGCATTCGGCCGGATGGTGTCCGACCGGCTCCCCCGTTGGGTGCCGGGCTTCGTCGACCGGTTCGTCGACGACCGAGCGCAGCGCGAGATCCTCGCGTTCGTGCGCGCCGTGCGCGCCGACCCCGATCATCCGCTGCGTCTCGCGGTCGACCGCTGGCTCGCCGAGCTCGCCGACTCGCTCCAGCACGACGGCGCCACGATCGCGAAGGTCGAGGCGATCAAGGCCGACCTCCTCGAGAGCCGACGCGTGCGCGAGTTCGCCGCCGAAGCGTGGTCGAGCGTCAAGCACACGCTCGAGTCCGCACTCGAAGACCCGTCGAGCGAGTTGCGGCAGGCGCTGCAGCAGGCGGTCGTCGAGGTCGGCGCGCGGCTCGTCGCCGATGAGCGGCTCGCGCAGAAGGTCGACGAGTGGGTGACGGATGCCGCGGCCTACGTCGTCCGGAACTACCGGCACGAGATCGCGGGCGTCATCACCGAGACCGTCGAACGCTGGGACCCCCGCGAGACCACCGAGAAGCTCGAACTGCAGGTCGGGCGCGACCTCCAGTTCATCCGCATCAACGGCACCGTCGTGGGCGCCCTCGCGGGGCTCGCGATCTTCGCGCTCGCAAGCGCGGTCCAGGCGCTCGTGTGA
- the pgm gene encoding phosphoglucomutase (alpha-D-glucose-1,6-bisphosphate-dependent) codes for MHERAGTPATEADLIDVEALVRAYYDLKPDASVPAQRVAFGTSGHRGSSLSTSFNEDHILAITQAIVEYRTAQGITGPLFIGADTHALSAPAQTTALDVLVANGVRVLADAYDDFVPTPALSHAILKWNNDPARRAEGEADGIVITPSHNPPQDGGFKYNPPHGGPADSDATTWIANRANELIAGGLEGVNQAEPSGVETYDFRGEYVADLENIIDFDAIKRSGIKIGADPLGGASVHYWAAIRDRYGIDLEVVNERVDPQWAFMTLDWDGKIRMDPSSPQAMASVLANAGRFDILTGNDADADRHGIVTPDGGLMNPNHYLAVAIEYLFGHRSGWRHDASIGKTLVSSSMIDRVAAGLGRHLWEVPVGFKWFVPGLVDGSVGFGGEESAGASFLRFDGTVWTTDKDGILLCLLASEIRAVTGKSPSELYRALVAKYGDPAYERTDAPATPEQKAALGKLDGDQVHATELAGQPITAKLSHAPGNGAAIGGLKVTTDDAWFAARPSGTEDVYKIYAESFQGPEHLKVVQAEAQRIVTEALGG; via the coding sequence ATGCATGAGCGCGCAGGAACCCCGGCGACCGAAGCCGACCTCATCGACGTCGAAGCGCTGGTGCGCGCCTACTACGACCTGAAACCGGATGCCTCCGTGCCCGCCCAGCGGGTCGCGTTCGGCACGTCGGGCCACCGGGGCTCGTCGCTCTCGACGAGCTTCAACGAGGACCACATCCTCGCGATCACCCAGGCGATCGTCGAGTACCGCACCGCGCAGGGCATCACGGGGCCGCTCTTCATCGGCGCCGACACGCACGCCCTGAGCGCGCCCGCGCAGACGACCGCGCTCGACGTGCTCGTCGCGAACGGCGTGCGCGTGCTCGCCGATGCGTACGACGACTTCGTGCCGACCCCCGCGCTCAGCCACGCGATCCTCAAGTGGAACAACGACCCGGCACGCCGCGCCGAGGGCGAGGCCGACGGCATCGTCATCACGCCCTCGCACAACCCGCCCCAAGACGGCGGCTTCAAGTACAACCCGCCGCACGGCGGCCCCGCCGACTCCGACGCGACGACGTGGATCGCGAACCGTGCGAACGAGCTCATCGCGGGCGGCCTCGAGGGAGTCAACCAGGCCGAGCCGAGCGGGGTCGAGACGTACGACTTCCGCGGCGAGTACGTCGCCGACCTCGAGAACATCATCGACTTCGACGCCATCAAGCGGTCGGGCATCAAGATCGGCGCAGACCCGCTCGGCGGGGCATCCGTGCACTACTGGGCCGCGATCCGCGACCGCTACGGCATCGACCTCGAGGTCGTCAACGAGCGCGTCGACCCGCAGTGGGCGTTCATGACGCTCGACTGGGACGGCAAGATCCGCATGGACCCGTCGTCGCCGCAGGCCATGGCGTCGGTGCTCGCCAACGCGGGCCGCTTCGACATCCTGACGGGCAACGACGCCGACGCCGACCGGCACGGCATCGTGACCCCCGACGGCGGGCTCATGAACCCCAACCACTACCTCGCGGTCGCGATCGAGTACCTCTTCGGGCACCGCAGCGGCTGGCGCCACGACGCGTCGATCGGCAAGACGCTCGTGTCGTCGTCGATGATCGATCGCGTCGCGGCCGGGCTCGGGCGGCACCTGTGGGAGGTGCCCGTCGGGTTCAAGTGGTTCGTGCCGGGGCTCGTCGACGGGTCGGTCGGGTTCGGCGGCGAAGAGAGCGCGGGCGCGTCGTTCCTGCGCTTCGACGGCACCGTCTGGACGACCGACAAAGACGGCATCCTGCTGTGCCTGCTCGCGTCCGAGATCCGCGCAGTGACGGGCAAGTCGCCGTCGGAGCTGTATCGCGCGCTCGTCGCGAAATACGGCGACCCGGCCTACGAGCGCACGGATGCCCCGGCCACCCCCGAGCAGAAGGCCGCCCTCGGCAAGCTCGACGGCGACCAGGTGCACGCGACCGAGCTCGCCGGACAGCCCATCACAGCGAAGCTCTCGCACGCCCCCGGCAACGGCGCCGCGATCGGCGGGCTCAAGGTCACGACCGACGACGCGTGGTTCGCGGCGCGGCCGAGCGGCACCGAAGACGTCTACAAGATCTACGCCGAGTCGTTCCAGGGGCCCGAGCACCTGAAGGTCGTGCAGGCCGAAGCGCAGCGGATCGTCACCGAGGCGCTCGGCGGCTGA
- a CDS encoding amidase domain-containing protein — translation MRRWAAITSATAIVGVSALGAVGVPKAQNPAYADASNESGEHPMAPVADEVRAAIAADPGPAVTSGLSVAAVPFTGGAQVTVQGSQLDEITQVTVGGAPAQIVAADATTLTFAVPATSDTALGDVPVVFADETGEPAPVGTPAEIAATQQTSSVASVDSANVSTGSLAEIAAASAQVPAEASATAVLPRPATSLTLTYTTDPRIDAQVGYILAHWSNYNAGQYPVIDGYDCANFASQSLIERGWTMDGGWFYDANTGATSPSWTSSTAMRDWLYSRPDLATALDDSQRAQVKVGDIAQFDWDDSGDRDHTAIVTRVDHNPDGSTKVWVGSHTKDVDYWDVDVALASGGGSVYYFSLR, via the coding sequence GTGCGTCGCTGGGCCGCCATCACGTCGGCGACCGCGATCGTCGGGGTGAGCGCGCTCGGCGCGGTCGGCGTGCCCAAGGCGCAGAACCCTGCCTACGCGGACGCCTCGAACGAGTCGGGGGAGCATCCCATGGCGCCCGTCGCCGACGAGGTCCGCGCGGCCATCGCCGCCGACCCGGGCCCCGCCGTCACGAGCGGACTCTCGGTCGCCGCCGTGCCGTTCACGGGCGGCGCGCAAGTCACCGTCCAGGGATCGCAGCTCGACGAGATCACGCAGGTGACCGTCGGCGGCGCCCCCGCCCAGATCGTCGCCGCCGACGCGACCACGCTCACGTTCGCGGTGCCAGCGACCTCCGACACGGCGCTCGGGGACGTGCCCGTCGTGTTCGCCGACGAGACCGGTGAGCCCGCGCCCGTCGGCACCCCCGCGGAGATCGCCGCGACCCAGCAGACCAGCTCCGTGGCATCCGTCGACTCGGCGAACGTCTCGACGGGCTCGCTCGCCGAGATCGCCGCGGCATCCGCGCAGGTGCCGGCCGAGGCATCCGCGACCGCCGTCTTGCCCCGACCCGCGACCTCGCTCACCCTGACCTACACGACCGACCCGCGCATCGACGCGCAGGTCGGCTACATCCTCGCCCACTGGTCGAACTACAACGCCGGGCAGTACCCCGTCATCGACGGGTACGACTGCGCGAACTTCGCGAGCCAGTCGCTCATCGAGCGGGGCTGGACGATGGACGGCGGATGGTTCTACGACGCGAACACGGGTGCCACGTCGCCCTCGTGGACGAGCTCGACCGCCATGCGCGACTGGCTGTACTCCCGCCCCGACCTCGCGACCGCGCTCGACGACTCGCAGCGCGCGCAGGTCAAGGTCGGCGACATCGCCCAGTTCGACTGGGATGACAGCGGCGACCGCGACCACACGGCGATCGTCACGCGCGTCGATCACAACCCCGACGGCAGCACGAAGGTCTGGGTCGGCAGCCACACGAAGGACGTCGACTACTGGGACGTCGACGTCGCCCTCGCGAGCGGCGGCGGCTCGGTGTACTACTTCTCGCTGCGCTGA
- a CDS encoding MFS transporter has translation MSGVGGAAITSRPRRGLSLAVLVGNQLLAGVGVASGIAVAALLAEDLTGTALLAGLSQTSSVLGAGIVAIPLARLAVARGRHVALALGYGLACLGAVAVIVAAATAIVPLVFVGLAAFGAGSAAGLQARFAATEVARPGFEARAMSLVLWATTIGSVAGPNLSEAGAAFGRWAGLPPLAGPFVFSGLAFAISTLAVGALLRLPKPGVLEADAAADADAAGGADAPADAAPDPVSDPVSDQSARPVGTWAALTTAARNPTSLLALLAIVCSHTAMVAVMVMTPVHLHDHGGTLGLIGLVISIHILGMYGASPIMGWLVDRFGPIPVIGLGAVLLAGATMLGVFAPSDRIELVPLALGLLGLGWSAGLIGGSALLTVSVEPPLRVPLQGGSDAAMNFAAALASASSGAVLAAGGFAAVNVVGALAIVPLVVVGAGVVARTRRDRLRVG, from the coding sequence ATGAGCGGAGTCGGCGGCGCTGCGATCACGAGTCGGCCCCGCCGAGGCCTCTCCCTCGCAGTGCTCGTCGGCAACCAGCTCCTCGCGGGCGTCGGCGTCGCGTCGGGCATCGCCGTCGCAGCCCTCCTCGCCGAGGATCTGACGGGCACTGCGCTCCTCGCGGGGCTCAGCCAGACGTCGTCGGTACTCGGAGCGGGGATCGTCGCGATCCCGCTCGCGCGGCTCGCGGTCGCGCGCGGACGCCATGTCGCCCTCGCCCTCGGCTACGGGCTCGCCTGCCTCGGAGCGGTCGCCGTCATCGTGGCCGCGGCGACCGCGATCGTGCCGCTCGTCTTCGTCGGCCTCGCCGCGTTCGGGGCAGGATCGGCCGCGGGTCTGCAGGCGCGGTTCGCGGCCACCGAGGTCGCCCGGCCAGGGTTCGAGGCGCGCGCGATGTCGCTCGTGCTCTGGGCGACGACGATCGGGTCGGTCGCCGGGCCGAACCTGTCCGAAGCGGGCGCCGCGTTCGGGCGGTGGGCCGGCCTCCCGCCGCTCGCGGGCCCGTTCGTCTTCTCGGGGCTCGCGTTCGCGATCTCGACGCTCGCGGTCGGGGCGCTCCTCCGGCTCCCGAAGCCCGGCGTGCTCGAAGCGGATGCCGCGGCCGACGCCGATGCCGCAGGCGGGGCAGACGCGCCCGCCGACGCTGCGCCCGACCCTGTGTCCGACCCGGTGTCCGACCAGTCGGCCCGCCCGGTCGGTACGTGGGCAGCGCTCACGACGGCCGCGCGCAATCCGACGTCGCTCCTCGCGCTTCTCGCGATCGTCTGCTCGCACACCGCGATGGTCGCCGTCATGGTCATGACTCCCGTGCACCTGCACGACCACGGCGGCACGCTCGGCCTCATCGGACTCGTCATCAGCATCCACATCCTCGGGATGTACGGCGCGAGCCCGATCATGGGATGGCTCGTCGACCGGTTCGGGCCGATCCCCGTCATCGGCCTCGGGGCCGTGCTGCTCGCCGGCGCGACGATGCTCGGCGTCTTCGCGCCGAGCGACCGGATCGAGCTCGTGCCGCTCGCGCTCGGGCTGTTGGGGCTTGGTTGGTCGGCGGGACTCATCGGCGGTTCGGCCCTGCTCACGGTGTCGGTCGAGCCGCCGCTGCGCGTCCCGCTGCAGGGCGGCTCCGACGCGGCGATGAACTTCGCGGCGGCGCTCGCCTCGGCGTCATCGGGGGCGGTGCTCGCGGCGGGCGGCTTCGCTGCGGTCAACGTCGTCGGGGCGCTCGCGATCGTGCCGCTCGTCGTGGTCGGGGCCGGCGTCGTCGCGCGGACGCGCCGGGATCGCCTGCGGGTCGGGTGA